A stretch of Monomorium pharaonis isolate MP-MQ-018 chromosome 7, ASM1337386v2, whole genome shotgun sequence DNA encodes these proteins:
- the LOC118646685 gene encoding uncharacterized protein LOC118646685, with the protein MDEPATEEDLRKKKLSGAAKRRKARERRGGGAQAQAQAGTGIGPSPAVPGTSSSLSSAIPQTPVGRPQGNSGNKRRKDPDGTPQSAEGAKKKQRVQGTNAHVDAADPLTRVIVEEGYPDAVMTAERLAQLRSAVFKEIQGIPEGILPRFDSTTLRGGAAVVRCADTESLKWLESRIGGIVPWEGAKLRVTELKVLQKQYRAAVWVPGPPVGAAVVLGLLEQQNPGIVISGWRVYAENVGATCEGRNLILGIPQSSVNRLNSAGL; encoded by the coding sequence ATGGACGAACCGGCGACGGAAGAGGATCTTCGCAAGAAGAAACTCTCCGGAGCCGCAAAGAGAAGGAAGGCTCGGGagcggaggggggggggggctcaGGCCCAGGCTCAGGCTGGGACTGGGATTGGGCCTTCGCCGGCCGTTCCGGGGACCTCTTCTTCCTTGTCCTCGGCTATCCCCCAGACGCCGGTTGGGAGGCCTCAGGGGAACTCCGGCAATAAACGTCGGAAGGACCCTGATGGGACCCCACAATCGGCGGAAGGGGCGAAGAAGAAGCAGAGGGTCCAAGGGACCAATGCTCACGTTGACGCCGCGGACCCTCTGACGAGGGTGATTGTCGAGGAGGGTTACCCTGATGCTGTGATGACTGCTGAGCGGTTAGCGCAGCTGAGGAGTGCGGTCTTCAAGGAGATCCAGGGGATTCCAGAGGGTATCCTGCCCAGATTTGACAGCACCACTCTGAGGGGGGGGGCTGCGGTGGTGAGGTGCGCGGATACGGAGTCCCTGAAATGGCTCGAAAGCCGAATCGGGGGCATCGTGCCGTGGGAGGGCGCCAAGCTCAGGGTGACGGAACTGAAGGTGCTGCAAAAGCAGTACAGGGCTGCGGTGTGGGTCCCGGGACCTCCCGTAGGCGCGGCTGTGGTCCTGGGGCTGCTGGAGCAGCAGAATCCGGGAATCGTCATCTCGGGCTGGCGCGTTTATGCTGAGAATGTGGGGGCTACCTGCGAGGGTAGAAACCTCATTCTCGGCATCCCCCAGTCCAGCGTCAATAGACTTAATAGCGCTGGACTTTAG